Proteins encoded within one genomic window of Vigna radiata var. radiata cultivar VC1973A unplaced genomic scaffold, Vradiata_ver6 scaffold_251, whole genome shotgun sequence:
- the LOC106754510 gene encoding protein SSUH2 homolog, with protein MEEPLLSDKRSGSVEADSGKWSSYQYVGRTGSARPTASLAGTEVSVDEIRSAAAASSSGYYPPSLHGALVGSPEPDPTEQALVYQGGYGGDYSGPRPQFQRKILDEVEIRELLIDHVGHRCCWGSRPARTWKIHAVEDCNVYVGTLDTFIEEREIIRETEPYLGGDIDGKDNGPELGIWELDLRSQFPILFVPYNEVRQKIPHSEVIEKCSVCAGRGSTVCATCNADQEPGFYKENQMTQCAACYGRGLIAHKDGSDTECVKCKGRGKIPCVTCGSRGLIKCVTCNGGGSLLARNIAIIRWKTLSTRKVNATSGAASVPDEVFNRSKGVELCNTQAHQCTPAFFADSYFLNKFSSDVIAERAQVPATARVICERHTISVVPVTRVTMCHRRQSFSFYIIEYGREVYLKDYYPARFCWGLCPCLEWLKL; from the exons ATGGAGGAGCCTCTGCTATCAG ATAAGAGAAGTGGATCGGTTGAAGCGGACAGTGGAAAATGGAGCTCGTATCAGTATGTGGGTCGAACTGGTTCTGCTAGACCGACTGCTTCATTGGCTGGAACTGAGGTAAGTGTGGATGAAATACGATCTGCTGCTGCTGCTTCCTCTTCTGGTTACTATCCTCCTTCTCTTCACGGGGCTTTGGTTGGTTCACCTGAGCCTGATCCTACAG AGCAAGCTCTTGTCTATCAAGGTGGATATGGAGGAGATTATAGTGGACCAAGACCCCAATTCCAGAG GAAAATTCTGGATGAAGTGGAGATACGAGAATTGCTCATTGATCATGTTGGTCATCGTTGCTGTTGGGGTAGCCGTCCTGCTCGAACTTGGAAGATTCATGCAGTGGAAGACTGTAATGTTTATGTAGGAACACTGGATACATTTATAGAGGAAAGAGAGATCATAAGAGAGACTGAACCATACCTTGGTGGCGATATTGATGGAAAAGATAATGGACCTGAACTTGGTATTTGGGAATTGGATCTAAGATCTCAGTTCCCTATTCTATTTGTACCCTACAATGAAGTGCGGCAAAAGATTCCTCATTCTGAAGTTATTGAGAAATGCTCAG TTTGTGCTGGAAGAGGAAGTACAGTCTGTGCTACATGCAATGCAGACCAAGAACCTGGATTTTACAAGGAAAATCAGATGACTCAGTGTGCAGCTTGTTATGGAAGGGGTTTAATAGCTCATAAAGATGGTTCAGACACAGA ATGTGTGAAGTGTAAGGGCAGGGGAAAGATTCCTTGTGTGACTTGTGGATCACGTGGGCTAATTAAGTGTGTAACATGTAATGGAGGTGGTTCTCTTCTAGCACGCAATATAGCCATTATTCGATG GAAGACTCTTTCAACTCGGAAAGTAAATGCAACGAGTGGAGCAGCATCAGTACCAGATGAGGTTTTCAATAGGTCCAAAGGGGTGGAATTGTGTAACACTCAGGCACACCAATGCACACCAGCCTTTTTTGCGGATTCTTATTTTCTCAACAAGTTTTCTTCTGATGTCATTGCTGAAAGAGCACAAGTACCTGCCACTGCAAGGGTCATATGTGAGAGGCACACAATCTCAGTTGTGCCAGTAACTCGTGTAACCATGTGTCACCGTCGGCAATCCTTCAGTTTCTATATCATAGAATATGGCAGGGAGGTGTATCTTAAGGATTATTACCCTGCTAGATTTTGCTGGGGCCTGTGTCCATGTCTGGAGTGGTTGAAGTTGTAA